The stretch of DNA AGAAGAAATGACTGAAATTAAGGGGATTGGACAAGCGAAGGCCATCCAAGTACTAGCAGCTGTTGAAATCGGCAGGAGAATAGCGAACCTAAACTATAATGACCGCTACGTAATCCGCTCACCAGAAGATGGTGCCAATTATGTGATGAATGACATGCGCTTTTTATCACAGGAGCATTTTGTTTGTTTATATTTAAATACGAAAAACCAAGTACTCCATAAACAAACCATCTTTATCGGGAGTTTAAACGCCTCTATCGTCCACCCACGTGAGGTGTTTCGTGAGGCCTTAAAACGATCAGCTGCCTCTATCATATGCCTCCATAACCACCCTAGTGGCGATCCTGCACCAAGCCGTGAGGACATTGAGGTCACCAAGAGGCTTGTGGAATGTGGGAAAATGATAGGCATCGACGTGCTTGACCATTTGATAATCGGCGAAAATAAATTTGTCAGCCTTAAAGAAAAAGGGTACTTATAATACTATGATTTTATTTGACGTTGGGATATAATAATGTTTATGATTTTTTAGGACATCTTTCGTGTTAATCATATAAATTACTAGAAAATAATGATGAATTAAGGTATATTTACTTACCTTTAGCTATTTAGGGATCAGAAAGGGAGATACAAGTATGTTTGGTATTGGGACAAGAGACCTTGGTATTGACTTAGGGACGGCAAATACCCTGGTTTATGTAAAAGGTAAAGGGATTGTATTAAGAGAGCCATCGGTTGTGGCTATGCAGACTGACACAAAAGCAATTGTAGCGGTTGGTAATGATGCGAAGAACATGATAGGTCGTACACCTGGAAATGTGGTTGCAATGAGACCAATGAAGGATGGCGTCATTGCCGATTTTGAAATTACGGCAGCGATGATGAAACACCATATTCGTCAAGCAATCAAAAGTAAGAGCATATTCTCTGGTAAGCCGTACGTAATGGTGTGTGTGCCATCTGGGATTACCGCTGTTGAAGAACGAGCTGTGATTGATGCAACACGTCAAGCAGGGGCCAAGGACGCTTATACGATTGAAGAGCCATTTGCAGCTGCTATTGGCGCAAATCTGCCTGTATGGGAGCCAACCGGTAGTATGGTGGTTGATATTGGCGGTGGGACAACAGAAGTAGCGATTATTTCTTTAGGCGGCATTGTAACAAGCATATCTATTCGTGTTGCCGGTGATGAAATGGACGAGTCGATTGTTACTTTTATCCGCAAAAATTATAACCTAATGATTGGTGAGCGTACTGCTGAAGCGATTAAAATGGAAGTTGGTTCTGCTGGTGACTCTGAAGGTATCGATAATATGGAGATTCGCGGACGTGATTTATTAACGGGATTGCCAAAAACAATCGAAATCACAGCGAAAGAAATTGGTGTTGCCTTAAAAGATACCGTCTATGCGATTGTCGAGGCTGTAAAAAATACACTCGAAAAAACACCACCGGAACTTGCTGCCGATATTATGGATCGGGGAATTGTCTTAACAGGCGGTGGAGCACTACTTCGTAATTTGGACAAGGTAATTAGTGAAGAAACCAATATGCCCGTCCTTATAGCGGAAAATCCGCTTGATTGTGTTGCAATTGGTACTGGAAAAGCCTTAGACCATATTCAACTATTCAAAAACAAAGCTAAAGAATCAAGATAACAAATAATAAAGGTAGTGTTAAAACTATATGTTGATTTTCGCGGAAGGCACGATGACTTCTGTGGGAGAAGCGAGATAGGCTCGGCGGTCGCCCGCGGAAAGCGAAGTGCCTAGCGACAGGCAAAGAGCGCCTGTCACTGCGGTGATTATTCAAGGAGTTTTCCTTGGTGGAGCGGAAATCAACTCCACGTTTAACACAGACATAAAAATAGAGGTGTATAATCATGCCACAGTTCTTTTTGAATAAACGATTGATCGTTTTGCTGGTTAGCATTATTGTTCTCGTGGCATTGATTGGGTTTTCGTTAAGGGAGAGAAGTAAACTATCCTGGCCGGAGCAGTTCCTAAAGGATACTGCCGGCTTGGTTCAATCCCTGGTCTCAAAGCCTACTCATTTAGTGGCAGGTTTCTTTGAGAATCTTCAGGACTTGCAAAATACATATGAAGAGAATAAAGAATTAAAATCACGGATGGAGAAACTTGTTAGCCTTGAAGCACAGGTACAAGAGCTGGAAAAGGACAATAAAGAGCTGCGTGATATTCTCGGTGAAGAAGAGACCCTGAGAGATTTTAAACCTTTACAGGCAACCGTAATAGGTAGAAACCCTGATCGTTGGCATGAAATGATTATTATCAATAAAGGGAAAACAGACGGTATTAAAAAAAATATGGCCGTTGTGACCGCACATGGCTTAATTGGCAAAGTGAAAACCGTCAATCAATTTAGCTCAACGGTTCAATTATTGAGCGCAATGGATCCGAAGAATCGGATATCGGCCATCGTCCAAGGCGAAACAAATGTTAATGGACTTGTCGAAGGCTATGATAAAGAGAAAAAGGCACTATTAATTAAAGCGATTCCTTCAGGTGTGGAAATTAAAAAAGGACAAAATGTCATCACCTCCGGTCTAGGCGGTGTCTTTCCACAAGGATTACCAATTGGGAAAGTCATTGATGTTAAACCAGACCAATACGGACTAAATCAAACGGCTTTAGTTGAACCTGGTGCGGACTTCTATGATTTGGAAAACATTATTGTCATTACAAGAACAATGACCCAGCCTGCTAAAGCGGATATGGGCGAAGGGGAGGAGGAGGATTTGTGAAGAAATTCCTACTTCCTCTTTTGTTTCTATTCCTTTTCTTATTAGAGAGCTTGTTTGCCCAATATACCCCACATGAGGTGTTTGGTCACAACTATATTTTAGCTCCTCATTTTCTGTTCGCAGGAATTTTATTTTTAACCATCTATGCCGGCAGAAAATACGGAATCATTTACGCGGCCATTTTTGGTCTATTATTTGATATTGTCTGGATTGAGATTATCGGGATTTACTTTTTCCTATTTCCTTTTATCGCGTACCTTTTTTCAAAAATCATGCACGTGTTGCAAACCAATATAATCGTCGCATTTTTAGTATCATTAGTGGGAATTACCTTGCTAGAATTAGGTGTTTATGAAATGGATTATTTAATCCATATCACGACACTTGAATTTATGAGTTTTCTGGAGATGCGTTTATATCCTTCGCTCATTCTAAATGGAGCTTTTTTATTGATTGCCAGTTACCCTTTAAAGCGTCATTTTGAAAGTTTTGCGGAAAGTTTACGAGATGAATGATATTTGTAATTCTTTTTTAAAAAAGGAGAATACACAAAGCGTGTCGAATTGTATAATAAAAGTATGTTTATCGATAGAAGGGTGCCTTATTTGAAGGCACAAATGTGTTTCTTATTATTTGAGGTGAGTTTTCTCCATGAAAAAGCGGCAAAATGTAACGATTAAAGGTACGAAGGATGGAATTGTCCTTCATCTTGATGATAGCTGTTCCTATCATGAGCTGAAGAAGGAGCTCGATGAAAAACTCTCGGCAAACCAAACCACTCAAGCTGAGCGTCAATTAACCCCTGTTAAGGTTGATGTTGGCAACAGGTATTTGGATGACGCTCAGCGTGAAGAAATAAAAGATCTGATTCGCCAAAAAAAGAATTTAGTGGTCGATGCGATTGAATCAAATGTTGTCCTAAAAGCTGATGTAGATAAACTAAAAGCAGAGAACGAAGTGGTTACCGTGGCACGAATTGTTCGGTCGGGACAAGTATTAGAAGTTCCAGGAGATTTGTTGCTCATTGGTGATGTAAACCCAGGCGGAACCGTGATAGCGGGCGGCAATATTTTTATCATGGGATCCTTGAAGGGGATTGCTCATGCAGGGGTTTTGGGCAATGAAAAAGCGGTTATTACCGCATCGAGTATGCAGCCATCACAGCTAAGGATTAGTGATTGTCTAAATCGTTCACCTGATAAAGCTCAAAATAATGAAAAACGTGAAATGGAATGTGCTTATATCGACGATAACCATCAAATCATCGTAGATAGATTGCAAGTTTTAATAAATTTAAGGCCTAATTTGACGAGATTAGAAGGGGGACATTAATGTGGGAGAGGCAATAGTAATTACATCCGGTAAGGGCGGCGTAGGAAAAACTACGACTTCTGCTAATATTGGTACAGCATTGGCCCTTCAAGGCAAAAAAGTATGTTTAGTAGATACGGATATTGGCCTTCGAAATTTAGATGTCGTAATGGGACTGGAAAATCGTATCATTTATGATCTTGTGGATGTAGTAGAAGGAAGATGTAAAATCCATCAAGCTCTCGTAAAAGATAAGAGATTCGAAGATTTATTGTATTTGCTTCCAGCAGCGCAAACTGTTGATAAATCAGCGGTTAAGCCAGAACAGATGCACAAGCTAATAAATGAACTTAAGCAAGACTATGATTATATAATCATTGATTGTCCGGCAGGAATTGAACAAGGCTTCCAAAACGCCATTGCAGGGGCAGACAGGGCAATTGTCGTCACAACCCCTGAAGTATCTGCAGTCCGTGATGCCGATAGAATTATTGGCCTGCTAGAGAAGGCTAATACCATTGAATCACCGAAATTGGTTATAAACCGAATTCGCAATCATATGATGAAAAGCGGCGATATGTTAGATGTAGATGAAATCACTACACATTTATCGATCGAGTTAATCGGAATTGTCGCAGATGACGAGGAAGTCATTAAAGCTTCCAATCACGGTGAACCGATTGCCTTAAATCCAAATAGTAAAGCGTCCATCGCTTACCGAAATATTGCTAGACGTATTCTAGGGGAATCCATTCCATTGCAGCCGCTAGAGGAAGCAAATAAAAGCGTTTTTGGTAAAATTAAAAAGTTTTTTGGTGTTAGATAATAAATAAGGCCTGTTCACACCTCGTGGACAGGCTTTTTAATATTCTAGTAATTGAAGTGTGAGAGCGGCTCTATTATATCGTGGGAGTTTAATTTTGGGGTTATATGCGTCAGCAATAAAAATTCCAATTGAATCTCCAGCATTCAGAAATGCCTGAACATTTATTCCTGTGACGGTACTAATGCCTTTTGCATCAAAGGTAGATCCTATAAGTGGGTCAGATCCATCTGGCTGGAGGTTGATGTTGAATTCTGCCGATTGTTCTTCTTCTAAAATAACAGAAACATTTGCTGTGATCTGATATACGCCTGACTTGAAAACTGTAATTCTATTTGCTGCAATATCAGGTCTAGTATTTTGGTAGGGGCCGGCTATATTAAAATCGATAAGGTTGCCAGTGCTGAGAAGAATAATTTTTCCATCAGGTAATTCCTGTTTATATAATGATCCATAGGTAAATTGCTTAACGTTTTTGGTTCTCATATATTTCCACCTTGGTTTGAATATGCAATGTTAACTGCCTAGTTCTTCGCACTTAATCACTTGAGGATAAGAAACGCCTCGGGAAATGGAGTAAACCATCGCTTGCTTAGAAGACAATTCTTTTATTAGAAATTCTACTTGAGGAGTAAGTTCTAATGTTCCGCAAGTATAAAAATCGAGAGACACATACCTCTCTTCGGGCCATGTATGAATGGATAAATGCGAAGTGGATAAAACCAGTACCCCAGTTACACCTTGTGGTTCAAATTGGTGAAAGTAAGAGTATAAAATCTCCATATTTGCATCAAGAGCTGCCTTTTTACACATTTTCTCTAAAAAATTGATGTCATTTAGATTGGTAGAATCGCACTCAAATGCGTCAATGATAATATGCTTTCCTTCTTTGGTCAAAGTATCATCATTCCCCTCCGTTTTTCTTTGTAAAATATGGTATGGGATTTATTAAAAATAAATTGTACGGTTGTCCCAGTTTTCTAGAAATTAATTTAATCCTATTAAAAAAGGAGCCCTACTCTTAAGTGGAAGTAGAGCATTTTTTTCAAAGTTACCTTCGTAGTTCTTGTTTATAAATTTCATGTAATTTAAGGTTAGACAAAGTATTCATATGTGAATTTTCCCGAACAGACCGGTACTTAGATGGAAAAACAAATAACGTGGAAAGGTCTTCAGGGAGCGTTTGGCAGGGTACGAATACTTTTCGTTTCATCATTTGCAGTGGTTTCTTTGAAGCAAGGTGAAATCCCCAATCCCCAAAAGAAGGAACTTCGGTATGGTAACTCCTGATATTCATTCCAGTCCCCTTAAGTGATAAACCGATGCTCCAGTATACAAAGGGGGCATACTCTGGCGAATGAGATTGACAGACTAGAATGCCATCATCACTTAGTAGATTGGATAATTTGCTGAAGAATTCTACCGTATACAATCGGCTCAATATTTCATCACCTGGATCTGGCAAGTCCACAATGATGACATCATATGGTTCCTTTTGTTCTTTTTGAAATACCTGGATATCTTTTTGATGAACTGATACCCGCTTATCATGGAGTGCTCGTTTGTTCAAGGAGGCAACCTTGTGTATATTTCTTGCCATATGAATCATCAATGGGTCGAGGTCCACTAAGTCGATATGCTTCACATCAGGGTATTTAAGAACTTCACGAATGGCAAACCCATCCCCGCCACCGGCAATCAGGACTCGGTCTCTCTTTTTAACCATGGAAAGGGCAGGATGAACTAGAGCCTCATGGTAGATTTGTTCATCTAACGAGCTAAATTGAAGCTGTTTATCAAGATAGAGCCGCACATCGCTTGTCTCCAAAACTTTTACACTATCCCCTCGGTTTCCACCTTCATAAAGCAAACGGTGAGAATTTGAGAGCAGATGACGAAGTTCTTTCGTGTCTTCCGGGTCTTGCTCTTTATTCGGAAGAAATTTACTAAGGCATAAGGAATTTAGTGAATTGATAATTGCTTGTTTCTTAACAGACATCACCCGCTGTGAAAAAGAAAACCAAGTTTTTAGGTTTTCAGGAAGTGAACGATTCTGGGCGATAGGCTGTTTTTCTCCATTCAAAGTTAAGGGTTTCTTACAAGCGAGATGAAATCCACAATCTCCAAACCAAGGGACATTAACATGATAGCTGAGGGTTTGCAGGGATGCACTTTTTATGGTTTTATCAATACTCCAGAAAACCAATGGTGAATCTTCAGGTGAAGCGGAATTGGTAACCAATATTCCGTCATTGGTTAGAAGGTTGGACATTTTTTTGAAAAATTCTTTTGTAAACATCGTGCAAAATTCCCTGGTTTCCGGCTCAAGGAAATTGGCGATGATGACATCAAAATGTTGCTTTTCTGCCTTAAGGAAATCATGCATGCCGCTCTGGATGATTTGAACACGTTTATCGTAAAAAGCACCTTCGTTAATCTCAGAAATATCATGTGTTTTCTGGGCAGCTGTAAAGGTTGCAGGGGATAGAGATACAAGACTAACGTGGCTGACATTTGGATATTTGAGGGCTTCACGCAATGCCAATCCGCATTCATCACCGATAATTAATATCCGTTCGTGTTTGTCCGATAAAACAAAAGCCGGATGCACAAGTGCTTCGTGATAGATTCGTTCATCCAAGCTATTCCAAATTAATTGATCCTTCCAGTATAAACGAATATTTTTTGTTTCTAACAAGAGTACGTCCTGGAATGGGCTTTTCCCCTCAAAAATTACTTGGTGAGGACCCATTAATAATTGTTGTAACTCAATTAAATCGTACACATCACCGCGAAAGGTGTCATGGTTTTGACTGGTAGACAAAATTCTTCACCTCTATATTATTTAACTTACAGCCATTATATGAAGGAGCAGAAATAAGGTGTGGCTTATCCTAATATTCTTGTCTGATTTGTGCGTCTTATTTTTTTAGGTAGGCATACTCCCAGAGACAACCTCATAGACTTGTACAAACAAAAAGGTATCTAAAGGTTGGTGGGTATATGCGGTCTACACCAGAGGAAATACGGAGACGAATCGCGAAGCGAAAAAGAGAAAATGGTGGTCCATCAGGAAATGGTCCCGAGCGAGATATTACCTGGCCGGGGGAGGATGAAAAATATGGCTTTAACAATT from Neobacillus sp. CF12 encodes:
- the minC gene encoding septum site-determining protein MinC — its product is MKKRQNVTIKGTKDGIVLHLDDSCSYHELKKELDEKLSANQTTQAERQLTPVKVDVGNRYLDDAQREEIKDLIRQKKNLVVDAIESNVVLKADVDKLKAENEVVTVARIVRSGQVLEVPGDLLLIGDVNPGGTVIAGGNIFIMGSLKGIAHAGVLGNEKAVITASSMQPSQLRISDCLNRSPDKAQNNEKREMECAYIDDNHQIIVDRLQVLINLRPNLTRLEGGH
- the mreD gene encoding rod shape-determining protein MreD is translated as MKKFLLPLLFLFLFLLESLFAQYTPHEVFGHNYILAPHFLFAGILFLTIYAGRKYGIIYAAIFGLLFDIVWIEIIGIYFFLFPFIAYLFSKIMHVLQTNIIVAFLVSLVGITLLELGVYEMDYLIHITTLEFMSFLEMRLYPSLILNGAFLLIASYPLKRHFESFAESLRDE
- the mreC gene encoding rod shape-determining protein MreC, whose protein sequence is MPQFFLNKRLIVLLVSIIVLVALIGFSLRERSKLSWPEQFLKDTAGLVQSLVSKPTHLVAGFFENLQDLQNTYEENKELKSRMEKLVSLEAQVQELEKDNKELRDILGEEETLRDFKPLQATVIGRNPDRWHEMIIINKGKTDGIKKNMAVVTAHGLIGKVKTVNQFSSTVQLLSAMDPKNRISAIVQGETNVNGLVEGYDKEKKALLIKAIPSGVEIKKGQNVITSGLGGVFPQGLPIGKVIDVKPDQYGLNQTALVEPGADFYDLENIIVITRTMTQPAKADMGEGEEEDL
- a CDS encoding spermidine synthase yields the protein MSTSQNHDTFRGDVYDLIELQQLLMGPHQVIFEGKSPFQDVLLLETKNIRLYWKDQLIWNSLDERIYHEALVHPAFVLSDKHERILIIGDECGLALREALKYPNVSHVSLVSLSPATFTAAQKTHDISEINEGAFYDKRVQIIQSGMHDFLKAEKQHFDVIIANFLEPETREFCTMFTKEFFKKMSNLLTNDGILVTNSASPEDSPLVFWSIDKTIKSASLQTLSYHVNVPWFGDCGFHLACKKPLTLNGEKQPIAQNRSLPENLKTWFSFSQRVMSVKKQAIINSLNSLCLSKFLPNKEQDPEDTKELRHLLSNSHRLLYEGGNRGDSVKVLETSDVRLYLDKQLQFSSLDEQIYHEALVHPALSMVKKRDRVLIAGGGDGFAIREVLKYPDVKHIDLVDLDPLMIHMARNIHKVASLNKRALHDKRVSVHQKDIQVFQKEQKEPYDVIIVDLPDPGDEILSRLYTVEFFSKLSNLLSDDGILVCQSHSPEYAPFVYWSIGLSLKGTGMNIRSYHTEVPSFGDWGFHLASKKPLQMMKRKVFVPCQTLPEDLSTLFVFPSKYRSVRENSHMNTLSNLKLHEIYKQELRR
- a CDS encoding rod shape-determining protein gives rise to the protein MFGIGTRDLGIDLGTANTLVYVKGKGIVLREPSVVAMQTDTKAIVAVGNDAKNMIGRTPGNVVAMRPMKDGVIADFEITAAMMKHHIRQAIKSKSIFSGKPYVMVCVPSGITAVEERAVIDATRQAGAKDAYTIEEPFAAAIGANLPVWEPTGSMVVDIGGGTTEVAIISLGGIVTSISIRVAGDEMDESIVTFIRKNYNLMIGERTAEAIKMEVGSAGDSEGIDNMEIRGRDLLTGLPKTIEITAKEIGVALKDTVYAIVEAVKNTLEKTPPELAADIMDRGIVLTGGGALLRNLDKVISEETNMPVLIAENPLDCVAIGTGKALDHIQLFKNKAKESR
- the minD gene encoding septum site-determining protein MinD; this translates as MGEAIVITSGKGGVGKTTTSANIGTALALQGKKVCLVDTDIGLRNLDVVMGLENRIIYDLVDVVEGRCKIHQALVKDKRFEDLLYLLPAAQTVDKSAVKPEQMHKLINELKQDYDYIIIDCPAGIEQGFQNAIAGADRAIVVTTPEVSAVRDADRIIGLLEKANTIESPKLVINRIRNHMMKSGDMLDVDEITTHLSIELIGIVADDEEVIKASNHGEPIALNPNSKASIAYRNIARRILGESIPLQPLEEANKSVFGKIKKFFGVR
- the radC gene encoding DNA repair protein RadC; the encoded protein is MSTNSLMIRDFPQDERPRERFIQNGPESLSNHELIAILLRTGTKDESVLQLSNRLLTNFEGLRLLKAATLEEMTEIKGIGQAKAIQVLAAVEIGRRIANLNYNDRYVIRSPEDGANYVMNDMRFLSQEHFVCLYLNTKNQVLHKQTIFIGSLNASIVHPREVFREALKRSAASIICLHNHPSGDPAPSREDIEVTKRLVECGKMIGIDVLDHLIIGENKFVSLKEKGYL
- the speD gene encoding adenosylmethionine decarboxylase; this encodes MTKEGKHIIIDAFECDSTNLNDINFLEKMCKKAALDANMEILYSYFHQFEPQGVTGVLVLSTSHLSIHTWPEERYVSLDFYTCGTLELTPQVEFLIKELSSKQAMVYSISRGVSYPQVIKCEELGS